In Syntrophobacterales bacterium, a single genomic region encodes these proteins:
- a CDS encoding DUF1844 domain-containing protein, with product MDDEKGFTVNDREKKSDRNDAAGEAGRRRGAPNDAPKHEDFVTGLTFSTLLLSLSTSVLVNLGELPDPISKEKTINLSLAKQTIGIIEVLKDKTAGNLNNDEDRLINNMLYDLRMKYVGMSSTEK from the coding sequence ATGGACGATGAAAAAGGATTCACTGTAAACGACAGAGAGAAAAAGTCAGATCGTAACGACGCGGCAGGGGAAGCAGGCAGGCGGCGTGGGGCACCCAATGATGCGCCAAAACACGAGGATTTCGTCACGGGACTTACCTTCTCGACGCTGCTGCTTTCTTTATCCACGTCGGTCTTGGTAAATCTCGGAGAATTGCCGGATCCCATATCAAAGGAAAAAACAATCAATCTTTCCCTCGCAAAACAGACCATAGGCATCATTGAAGTGCTGAAGGATAAGACCGCAGGCAATCTGAACAATGACGAGGACAGGCTGATTAATAACATGCTCTACGATCTTAGAATGAAATATGTGGGCATGAGTAGCACAGAAAAATAG
- a CDS encoding TAXI family TRAP transporter solute-binding subunit, protein MRLKTICVLFSAIGLLFTMSTGSQAAQDLTPLYTLPAGGTVYVLGAGIVRVSNKYMSSNKFVQQASSGTLDIIRKMMQRDMQGKDAFGIFATVDGYNAYKGNNEYTGKPFPNLRAVTFINNTDLYLVVRANSPIQSYKECKGKRIGIGAAGSTMANTAVFLLERHGVPKNDFKPQFYSYREIVEGIQDNSLDGGFLAGGFPIAAYTELATNFDVRIVPVDEDVLKKLPASYYRSVVKAKSYKGHDKDVPIMGFSVGLHVNANANPDLVYEMVKNLYEHKSDYYVIHSSAKELTVQNASQGFTIPFHPGAEKYLKEIGALKK, encoded by the coding sequence ATGAGATTAAAAACGATATGTGTCTTGTTTTCCGCAATCGGACTATTGTTCACGATGTCGACAGGTTCACAGGCGGCCCAGGATTTAACCCCGCTTTACACATTGCCGGCGGGTGGCACTGTTTATGTCCTTGGCGCAGGCATCGTCAGGGTTAGCAATAAATACATGTCTTCTAACAAATTCGTCCAGCAGGCATCGTCAGGCACCCTCGATATTATCAGGAAGATGATGCAAAGGGATATGCAGGGAAAGGATGCCTTTGGCATCTTTGCCACAGTGGACGGCTATAATGCCTATAAAGGCAACAACGAGTATACCGGTAAGCCTTTTCCAAATTTGCGTGCCGTGACTTTTATCAACAACACCGATCTCTATCTTGTTGTGCGTGCCAATTCTCCGATCCAGTCGTACAAAGAGTGCAAAGGTAAAAGGATAGGCATCGGAGCCGCAGGGAGTACGATGGCAAATACCGCCGTGTTTCTGCTGGAGCGGCACGGTGTTCCAAAAAATGACTTTAAGCCGCAATTTTATTCCTACAGGGAGATCGTGGAAGGTATCCAGGATAATAGTCTGGACGGCGGTTTTCTTGCAGGCGGGTTCCCTATTGCCGCCTACACAGAACTCGCAACAAACTTTGATGTCCGTATCGTACCGGTAGATGAGGATGTGCTGAAAAAACTTCCCGCGTCTTATTACCGCAGCGTTGTCAAAGCGAAATCTTACAAAGGGCACGACAAAGATGTCCCCATCATGGGATTCTCCGTCGGTCTGCACGTGAATGCAAATGCGAACCCTGACCTTGTATATGAAATGGTAAAAAATCTTTACGAGCACAAGTCTGATTATTATGTCATCCATTCATCTGCGAAAGAGCTCACGGTCCAGAATGCAAGCCAGGGATTTACGATCCCCTTTCATCCGGGAGCCGAAAAATACCTGAAAGAGATCGGGGCATTAAAGAAGTAG
- the purB gene encoding adenylosuccinate lyase: MIERYTLPRMARIWTDQNRFQKWLEIEICICEAYGELGLIPTEDVAVIKAKAAFDTVQILEIEKRTKHDVVAFIENVAQFVGPSSKYIHMGVTSSDILDTSFACLLKEASDILMEDIINVMAVLKENAYKYKEVPMIGRTHGIHAEPITFGLKMAHFYDEMRRSLERLKVARERISHAKISGAVGTFAHIPPFVEEYVCRKMDLKPTPISTQIVPRDYHAEFFAALAIIASSIEKMSLEIRNLQRTEVGEAEEFFQKGQTGSSAMPHKRNPIASENLCGLARLIRGYAVASLENIALWHERDISHSSVERVTGPDATILLDYMLERLKNMYKNLIVYPEKMAENMGMSKGLHHSEAILLSLIRKGLTRQEAYKLTQRVAMMCYEQDLDFTAELRKDEEIRRYLTEEEVVSTTNNEHYFHHVDTIFTRVFH, encoded by the coding sequence ATGATTGAACGCTACACGCTGCCCCGCATGGCTCGCATCTGGACGGACCAGAACAGGTTCCAAAAATGGCTCGAAATAGAGATATGTATCTGCGAGGCCTACGGGGAACTCGGACTCATCCCGACTGAGGATGTAGCCGTCATCAAGGCGAAAGCCGCCTTCGACACAGTCCAAATCCTTGAGATTGAGAAGCGGACCAAACACGATGTGGTCGCTTTCATAGAGAACGTCGCCCAATTCGTCGGCCCTTCCTCAAAGTACATCCACATGGGCGTCACCTCGTCAGACATACTGGACACCTCGTTCGCCTGCCTCCTTAAGGAAGCGTCAGACATCCTCATGGAAGACATCATAAACGTCATGGCGGTCCTCAAAGAAAACGCTTACAAATACAAAGAAGTACCCATGATCGGACGAACTCACGGAATCCATGCGGAGCCAATTACGTTCGGCCTCAAGATGGCCCATTTCTATGACGAGATGAGAAGAAGCCTTGAGCGCCTTAAAGTTGCCAGGGAGCGGATCAGCCATGCTAAAATCTCCGGCGCCGTAGGCACCTTCGCCCATATCCCTCCCTTCGTGGAGGAATATGTATGTCGGAAAATGGATCTCAAGCCAACTCCCATCTCCACGCAGATTGTGCCCAGGGATTATCACGCCGAGTTTTTTGCCGCCCTCGCGATAATAGCCTCATCAATTGAGAAGATGTCCCTGGAAATCAGAAATCTCCAGAGAACGGAAGTGGGTGAAGCTGAGGAATTTTTCCAGAAAGGACAGACCGGCTCCTCCGCGATGCCTCACAAGAGAAACCCCATAGCCTCCGAAAATCTCTGCGGCCTTGCCCGCCTGATACGGGGCTATGCAGTCGCTTCACTCGAAAACATAGCGCTCTGGCACGAAAGAGATATCAGCCATTCATCAGTGGAACGGGTCACAGGTCCTGACGCCACAATCCTTCTCGACTACATGCTTGAGAGGCTGAAGAACATGTATAAAAACCTTATCGTCTACCCTGAGAAGATGGCGGAAAACATGGGAATGTCGAAAGGACTTCACCACTCGGAGGCGATACTTCTAAGCCTCATCAGAAAAGGGCTCACAAGACAGGAAGCATACAAGCTTACCCAGAGGGTAGCTATGATGTGCTATGAGCAGGATCTCGATTTTACGGCGGAGCTGAGGAAGGACGAAGAGATCCGTCGATATCTTACGGAAGAAGAGGTCGTGAGCACTACCAATAACGAGCATTATTTCCATCATGTGGATACTATTTTTACAAGGGTATTTCACTAA
- a CDS encoding trypsin-like peptidase domain-containing protein, protein MVKIPAQAMLIMLLVSYILPLHAADEEDKIVRVVEMASKAIVNIKTEEWSKTPEENRKPSIFQRFLGEENEAEAFENQGSGVVLDPKGIIVTNEHLISKAFNIRVKFMNGKEYEAYVLGSDPEFDIALLKVTDKVDFPCLKVTKPHNIRVGQKAIVIGNPFGLSSSISAGVVSALDRNLKIDGRVYANLIQTDAAINPGNSGGALLDMEGNPLGIVTAIYGEGKGIGFAIPMDDVMRMLSEFLESGIKRPIFGVFTEKRRDERGSYFYVAKVIPGSPADKYGVKPGDRVIELNRKKIKEGMKPHSVLRSMKVGRVVQFKIVRNSKPLFLNIDDSYVEGYLPLPVDQSLCNMRVADIRGYPKLKFKLKEKEGVVVTKIYSKSAGDRCGLLPGDVILKVNNNAVSGTKDFESFMVEGLKRNYILYQVKRNEEIFFAPVKLDTLL, encoded by the coding sequence GTGGTGAAGATTCCGGCACAAGCGATGCTGATTATGTTGCTGGTCTCCTACATCCTTCCTCTGCACGCCGCCGATGAAGAAGATAAAATTGTAAGAGTCGTCGAAATGGCGAGCAAGGCGATCGTCAATATAAAAACAGAGGAATGGTCGAAAACCCCGGAAGAGAACAGAAAGCCGAGCATATTCCAGAGATTTTTGGGCGAAGAAAATGAGGCGGAGGCTTTTGAAAACCAGGGTTCCGGCGTGGTCCTTGACCCCAAAGGCATCATAGTCACGAACGAGCATTTGATATCGAAGGCCTTCAACATACGGGTCAAATTCATGAACGGTAAGGAGTACGAGGCATACGTGTTGGGAAGTGATCCCGAGTTCGACATTGCGCTCCTCAAGGTGACGGACAAGGTGGACTTTCCCTGTCTAAAGGTCACCAAACCGCATAACATAAGGGTAGGCCAGAAAGCGATAGTCATCGGCAACCCCTTCGGCCTGTCAAGCTCCATTTCGGCGGGGGTTGTGAGCGCTCTCGACAGGAATCTTAAGATTGATGGAAGAGTCTATGCGAACCTCATTCAGACCGATGCGGCGATAAATCCGGGCAATAGCGGCGGGGCTCTTCTCGATATGGAGGGCAATCCCCTGGGGATCGTTACCGCCATATACGGCGAAGGCAAAGGCATCGGCTTTGCCATACCCATGGATGACGTAATGCGCATGCTGTCGGAGTTTCTAGAAAGCGGCATAAAAAGGCCTATATTCGGCGTTTTTACGGAAAAAAGGAGAGATGAGCGAGGGTCCTACTTTTACGTGGCGAAGGTCATCCCCGGCAGCCCGGCCGACAAGTACGGCGTAAAGCCGGGAGACAGGGTCATCGAACTGAACAGGAAAAAGATTAAAGAGGGTATGAAGCCACACAGCGTCCTAAGGAGCATGAAGGTCGGCAGGGTTGTCCAGTTCAAGATTGTGAGGAATTCAAAGCCCCTGTTTCTTAATATTGACGACAGTTATGTAGAAGGCTATCTCCCGCTCCCTGTGGACCAAAGCCTGTGCAATATGCGGGTAGCGGATATCAGAGGTTACCCAAAACTCAAGTTCAAACTCAAGGAAAAAGAGGGCGTGGTGGTAACTAAGATTTACAGCAAGAGCGCGGGGGACAGGTGCGGGCTCCTGCCGGGCGACGTGATCCTCAAAGTGAACAATAATGCGGTTTCCGGTACGAAAGATTTCGAATCTTTTATGGTGGAAGGTTTGAAAAGGAATTATATTTTATATCAGGTAAAGAGGAACGAGGAAATCTTCTTTGCTCCGGTTAAGCTTGATACTCTGCTTTAG
- a CDS encoding FCD domain-containing protein gives MEEKAVYFNPIKSKRTFDEIAIEIKKMIVGGVLRPGDRLPSEAEIAKQFNVGRQTVREALRLLELSGFVMVHKGGGGGAIITNTIIDTIRKSFMDAAQMRDISVAELTYARAEIEKLVICRAVENSTDEDIAVLNENITQGRKAIASGVQAFEENMDFHVLLAKASKNAIFAIIVESLMAIVSDLLSRIPQSLEISKKILEEHKQMVDAIAGRDKDRAIDLLDKHLDFVGKRFNSSFEELAKQNRVGTTGERATQR, from the coding sequence ATGGAAGAAAAGGCTGTGTATTTTAATCCGATCAAGAGCAAAAGGACTTTTGACGAGATTGCTATCGAGATAAAGAAAATGATCGTTGGCGGAGTCTTGAGGCCGGGAGACAGGCTTCCTTCTGAGGCGGAAATAGCCAAGCAATTCAATGTAGGCAGGCAGACGGTCCGTGAAGCTTTGCGATTGCTTGAGCTGTCCGGTTTCGTGATGGTCCATAAAGGCGGCGGCGGCGGCGCGATCATTACCAACACGATCATTGATACTATTAGAAAATCTTTCATGGACGCCGCGCAAATGCGTGACATATCGGTAGCTGAACTTACCTATGCGCGCGCCGAGATTGAAAAGCTTGTGATCTGCCGTGCAGTTGAGAATTCAACTGACGAAGACATTGCGGTACTCAACGAAAACATCACTCAAGGGAGGAAAGCGATCGCGTCTGGTGTTCAGGCGTTTGAGGAGAACATGGATTTTCACGTACTCCTCGCGAAGGCCTCGAAAAATGCAATTTTTGCGATAATCGTGGAATCGCTCATGGCAATTGTATCCGATCTCTTAAGCCGGATCCCTCAGTCTCTTGAGATATCGAAAAAAATCCTGGAAGAACATAAGCAAATGGTGGACGCCATAGCGGGGCGGGACAAAGACCGTGCCATTGACCTCCTGGACAAACACCTGGACTTTGTAGGCAAAAGGTTTAATTCCTCCTTTGAAGAATTAGCGAAACAGAACAGAGTAGGCACGACAGGTGAAAGAGCCACACAACGTTAA
- a CDS encoding TRAP transporter fused permease subunit has translation MADLADPKISAAKIWGRSLRSIIILITAVGMTAFQIYTAGVRPFPGVIQRIVHLAFVMVLIFLMYPLKAKTTDKEEANIPVEDRPLSFVDILLVLVSVFMGGYVFVEYEALSFRTGMPNLLDSCVSFVGILLVLEATRRMIGWPFIIICLLGFLYVGIGQYLPSFLSHIGYTFEETINFNFFSTEGVLGLPLGVSSTTIACFIIFGAFLNVSGAGTLFIDIGLALFGRFRGGPAKAAILACCLFGMITGSQVAAVAAVGVFAIPLMIRTGYQPMTAASITALAGTGGMLVPPVMGAVAFIIPDMIGGTYWDVCRAQLIPGLFFYVAVYMLVELQSAKLGLKGVSKSDLPRIGKVLKERGYMILPIIVLLFAISVLKLSPVKSGFWAIVCCVLVSYIRQETRMTFKKIMTAFEKGAKGCLIVAICCASAGLITGVISMTGMGERFSDILIMLSGGSLLPLLFLTMIASLVIGLPLPPVTCYLILAVIAAPALIKAGVNPMAAHLFVFFFGALGNISPPAAPTSFAAAGIAGTDPMKTTNITFVYCLPAFFVPYLYVFRNELLLMGTPMNIAAIIIASFLGISCMAVAFNGYLFKRTSLLERLVFVITGIALIYPNRMINMVGIVGAGVLVAIQFIFAKRQAVTA, from the coding sequence ATGGCAGATTTGGCTGATCCAAAAATCTCTGCCGCTAAAATCTGGGGCAGGTCTTTACGAAGCATAATCATACTCATAACCGCCGTGGGGATGACTGCCTTTCAGATCTATACCGCAGGCGTTCGCCCTTTCCCCGGAGTGATACAGCGTATCGTCCATCTGGCGTTTGTCATGGTACTCATTTTTCTCATGTATCCTCTAAAGGCGAAAACCACTGATAAGGAAGAAGCGAATATTCCCGTTGAGGACCGGCCCCTTTCATTTGTTGATATATTGTTAGTCCTTGTATCCGTGTTCATGGGCGGCTACGTATTTGTCGAATACGAGGCGTTGAGTTTCAGAACAGGTATGCCGAATCTGTTGGATTCGTGCGTAAGTTTCGTCGGTATACTTCTTGTACTCGAAGCCACGCGGAGGATGATTGGCTGGCCCTTCATAATCATCTGCCTTCTGGGATTCCTGTATGTCGGAATCGGGCAGTACCTGCCCTCTTTTTTGTCCCATATTGGTTATACTTTTGAAGAAACGATCAATTTCAATTTTTTCAGCACGGAAGGCGTCCTTGGCCTGCCTTTAGGGGTTTCCTCGACGACCATAGCATGTTTCATCATATTCGGGGCTTTTTTGAATGTGTCGGGCGCAGGAACTCTGTTCATTGATATTGGTCTCGCCCTTTTTGGAAGATTTCGCGGGGGCCCCGCGAAGGCAGCGATCCTGGCATGCTGTCTTTTCGGCATGATTACCGGAAGTCAGGTGGCGGCTGTTGCCGCTGTCGGGGTATTTGCCATTCCCCTTATGATACGTACAGGATATCAGCCCATGACTGCCGCATCCATCACCGCGCTTGCTGGAACGGGCGGGATGCTCGTGCCGCCCGTTATGGGCGCCGTGGCGTTCATTATCCCGGACATGATAGGCGGAACCTATTGGGACGTGTGCCGCGCTCAGCTTATCCCCGGGCTTTTCTTTTACGTGGCGGTTTATATGCTTGTAGAGCTCCAGTCCGCAAAACTCGGACTCAAAGGCGTTTCAAAATCAGATCTGCCCAGGATTGGTAAAGTCTTGAAAGAGCGAGGCTATATGATTTTACCGATCATCGTCCTGCTTTTTGCTATATCCGTCCTAAAGCTCTCGCCGGTGAAGTCGGGATTTTGGGCAATCGTCTGCTGTGTTCTTGTCAGCTATATCCGTCAGGAAACGCGGATGACATTCAAAAAGATAATGACTGCGTTTGAGAAGGGGGCCAAGGGATGCCTTATCGTGGCAATCTGCTGTGCCTCCGCCGGGCTTATCACCGGCGTTATCAGCATGACCGGAATGGGTGAACGGTTTTCGGACATTCTCATCATGCTTTCCGGCGGAAGTCTCCTTCCTCTGCTTTTCCTTACCATGATCGCATCCCTTGTAATCGGTCTGCCCCTGCCGCCAGTAACGTGCTATCTGATCCTGGCCGTCATTGCAGCCCCCGCGCTCATCAAAGCTGGCGTCAACCCCATGGCTGCCCACCTTTTTGTGTTCTTTTTCGGCGCTCTGGGGAACATAAGTCCGCCTGCGGCCCCGACATCGTTCGCCGCGGCGGGTATTGCGGGGACGGACCCCATGAAAACGACAAATATCACCTTCGTTTATTGTTTGCCGGCATTCTTCGTTCCTTATCTTTACGTCTTCAGGAATGAATTGTTGCTTATGGGAACGCCTATGAACATCGCAGCAATAATTATCGCTTCTTTCTTAGGGATAAGTTGCATGGCCGTTGCCTTTAACGGCTATCTTTTCAAGAGGACGAGCCTCCTTGAACGTCTTGTCTTTGTGATCACCGGCATTGCCCTGATATATCCGAACCGGATGATCAATATGGTCGGGATCGTGGGCGCCGGCGTCCTGGTAGCGATACAGTTCATTTTTGCGAAACGACAGGCCGTTACGGCCTAA
- a CDS encoding cysteine hydrolase yields the protein MKKWMIVGALIVAVFAVILFCGIAQAQANKADLDKLRAKVASDRTALIVVDMQKDYLLKGGVLDKLGFDVIDGQNLAPRLDDFVNKARKHVKAVIHLKFTLLPHLRSPANIEHYQRVGLVRKHDPVFSEFYGVIPQEGDIIVPKYRYSGFISTYLDQTLRSLGITTLIVTGVATNVCVESTVRDGFMLDYSIVVPSDMTEGTSRHAKEWSLKTMGVFFGEIVDSQDLLTGWGVK from the coding sequence ATGAAAAAGTGGATGATTGTTGGAGCGTTGATAGTCGCAGTCTTCGCTGTGATCCTTTTTTGCGGGATAGCGCAGGCACAGGCGAATAAAGCGGATCTCGATAAATTACGCGCAAAGGTAGCTTCGGATCGCACAGCTCTCATTGTCGTTGATATGCAGAAGGATTATTTGCTCAAGGGAGGCGTTCTCGATAAACTCGGTTTCGATGTGATCGACGGCCAAAACTTGGCGCCCCGTCTTGATGATTTTGTCAATAAGGCGCGAAAACATGTTAAAGCTGTCATTCATCTCAAATTTACTCTCTTGCCCCATCTTCGTTCTCCGGCAAATATTGAACATTATCAAAGGGTAGGCCTCGTGCGCAAGCATGATCCTGTTTTCTCGGAGTTTTATGGGGTTATACCGCAGGAAGGCGACATCATAGTTCCGAAATACCGGTATTCCGGATTCATTTCAACTTACCTTGATCAAACGTTGCGTTCTCTCGGGATAACAACTCTGATAGTTACCGGGGTTGCGACAAATGTGTGCGTTGAATCAACGGTACGCGACGGGTTCATGCTTGATTATTCCATTGTAGTTCCATCCGATATGACTGAAGGAACGAGCCGTCATGCAAAAGAATGGTCCCTGAAAACCATGGGTGTTTTTTTCGGTGAAATAGTTGATTCTCAAGACCTTCTGACAGGCTGGGGAGTAAAATGA